A portion of the Flavobacterium magnum genome contains these proteins:
- a CDS encoding NADH-quinone oxidoreductase subunit B, giving the protein MSDSKIITNAPAPEGYSGEGFFATRLDSVVGMARANSLWPLPFATSCCGIEFMATMASHYDVARFGSERMSFSPRQADMLLVMGTIAKKMAPILRQVYEQMAEPRWVISVGACACSGGIFDTYSVLQGIDKVIPVDVYVPGCPPRPEQILDGIMRLQDLVRSESVRRRSSPEYTELLASYNIK; this is encoded by the coding sequence ATGAGCGATTCAAAAATAATAACCAATGCGCCGGCTCCTGAAGGTTATTCAGGAGAAGGTTTTTTTGCAACGAGGCTGGATTCTGTTGTCGGGATGGCGCGTGCCAATTCACTTTGGCCATTGCCGTTTGCGACTTCCTGCTGCGGGATTGAGTTTATGGCTACGATGGCATCACATTATGACGTGGCGCGTTTCGGCTCAGAGCGTATGAGTTTCTCGCCGCGGCAGGCCGATATGTTGCTGGTGATGGGAACCATTGCGAAAAAAATGGCGCCAATCTTACGTCAGGTCTACGAGCAGATGGCCGAACCGCGCTGGGTTATCTCGGTGGGTGCCTGTGCCTGTTCTGGCGGAATTTTTGATACGTACTCCGTGTTGCAGGGTATCGACAAGGTGATCCCGGTTGACGTATACGTGCCCGGCTGTCCGCCCAGGCCGGAACAAATCCTTGACGGCATCATGCGCCTGCAGGACCTTGTGCGATCTGAATCAGTAAGAAGAAGGAGTTCTCCGGAATACACCGAGTTGCTGGCTTCTTATAACATCAAATAA
- a CDS encoding NADH-quinone oxidoreductase subunit D, with the protein MSDLLLPPELRYAGIIEQRKNEDGSELSILNLGPTHPATHGIFQNILLMDGERIIDGEGTVGYIHRAFEKIAENRPFYQITPLTDRMNYCSSPINNMGWWMTLEKALGIEVPKRAQYLRVIVMELARIADHIICNSVLGVDTGALTGFLYVFQYREKIYEIYEEICGARLTTNMGRIGGFERDWSPLAFEKLNTLLEEFPPIWREFENLLTRNRIFMDRTINVGPISAEKAINYGFTGPNLRAAGVDYDIRVMQPYSSYEDFEFNIPVGKSGDTYDRFCVRNAEVWESLSIIKQALAKLPEGPYHADVPDYYLPPKDEVYNNMEALIYHFKIVMGEISVPVTEVYHPVEGGNGELGFYLVTDGSRTAYRLHFRRPCFIYYQAFNDMVQGQMLSDAIATLSSLNVIAGELDA; encoded by the coding sequence ATGTCAGACTTATTATTACCGCCGGAATTAAGGTACGCAGGAATCATCGAGCAGCGCAAGAACGAAGACGGGAGTGAGCTTTCCATCCTTAACTTAGGACCTACACACCCGGCTACTCATGGTATTTTCCAGAACATCCTTTTGATGGATGGCGAAAGAATCATCGATGGGGAAGGGACCGTGGGATACATCCACCGCGCTTTCGAAAAAATTGCCGAGAACCGCCCGTTTTACCAGATCACGCCGCTGACCGACAGGATGAACTATTGTTCTTCGCCGATCAACAATATGGGTTGGTGGATGACTTTGGAAAAAGCACTGGGGATTGAAGTGCCGAAGAGAGCACAGTACCTGCGTGTCATCGTGATGGAACTGGCGCGTATCGCTGACCACATCATCTGTAATTCCGTCCTGGGTGTTGACACCGGGGCTTTGACAGGCTTCCTCTATGTATTCCAATACAGGGAAAAGATTTACGAAATTTATGAAGAAATCTGCGGCGCCCGCCTGACCACGAATATGGGAAGGATAGGCGGTTTCGAAAGAGACTGGAGTCCGCTGGCTTTCGAAAAATTAAATACTTTACTTGAAGAATTTCCACCCATCTGGAGGGAATTCGAAAACCTGCTCACCCGGAACAGGATTTTTATGGACCGTACCATCAACGTCGGTCCGATTTCTGCTGAAAAGGCAATCAATTACGGTTTTACGGGCCCGAATTTACGCGCAGCCGGAGTAGATTATGACATCCGCGTGATGCAGCCGTATTCTTCGTACGAAGATTTTGAATTCAATATCCCGGTCGGAAAATCAGGCGATACGTATGACCGCTTTTGCGTAAGGAATGCGGAAGTCTGGGAAAGTCTGAGCATTATCAAACAGGCCCTGGCAAAACTGCCCGAGGGCCCTTACCACGCGGACGTGCCAGATTATTACCTGCCTCCGAAAGATGAGGTATACAATAATATGGAAGCCCTGATATACCATTTCAAGATTGTGATGGGTGAAATATCCGTTCCGGTTACCGAAGTGTACCATCCGGTGGAAGGCGGAAACGGGGAACTTGGTTTTTATCTGGTCACCGACGGAAGCCGTACAGCCTACAGGCTGCATTTCCGCAGGCCGTGTTTCATATACTATCAGGCTTTTAACGATATGGTACAGGGACAGATGCTGTCGGATGCGATTGCCACTTTGTCGAGCCTGAACGTGATTGCCGGAGAATTAGACGCTTAA
- a CDS encoding complex I 24 kDa subunit family protein: protein MERTHYKQDINITPELSSRIEELCSHYPADKRKSALLPVLHEVQDAHDNWLSIELQDKVAEIIGIKPVEVYEVVSFYTMYNQRPIGKFMFEFCQTSPCCLNGVENLMDYTCSKLGVKVGEPTADGMFEVRGVECLGACGYAPMMQLGDFYLEHLNEEKIDQLIVDCRDNKITLHDK from the coding sequence ATGGAGAGAACACATTACAAACAGGATATCAATATTACTCCCGAGCTTTCGTCCCGTATCGAAGAGCTGTGCAGTCATTATCCTGCTGATAAGAGGAAGTCGGCATTGTTGCCTGTATTGCACGAAGTCCAGGACGCCCACGACAACTGGCTCAGTATTGAATTGCAGGACAAAGTCGCTGAGATCATTGGCATTAAGCCGGTTGAGGTTTATGAGGTGGTTTCGTTTTATACGATGTATAACCAGCGGCCTATCGGTAAATTCATGTTTGAATTTTGCCAGACCTCTCCATGCTGCTTAAACGGCGTGGAGAACCTCATGGATTATACGTGCAGTAAACTGGGCGTAAAGGTGGGTGAACCGACTGCGGACGGTATGTTTGAGGTGCGGGGCGTGGAATGCCTCGGTGCCTGTGGTTACGCCCCGATGATGCAACTGGGGGATTTTTATCTTGAGCATCTGAATGAAGAAAAAATCGATCAGCTGATTGTTGATTGCCGCGATAATAAAATCACGTTACACGATAAATAA
- a CDS encoding NADH-quinone oxidoreductase subunit C — protein sequence MALETAVIQNTLTDQFGDKVRHFQQIHDILTFEVQTENITEVMGFLKDDKTMRFNFLTTLCGMHFPDAEAGRQFGMVYHMHNWMDNVRVRIKCFMPADKPEIDSVTGLFRSANWQERETYDFFGIIFKGHPQLKRILNMDEMQSFPMRKEFPLEDGGRTDKDDRFFGRTTDNC from the coding sequence ATGGCTTTAGAAACTGCTGTCATACAAAATACCCTAACCGACCAGTTCGGTGACAAAGTACGCCACTTCCAGCAAATTCACGATATCCTGACTTTTGAGGTGCAGACCGAAAATATCACGGAAGTGATGGGATTCTTAAAAGATGATAAAACCATGCGGTTTAATTTCCTGACGACGTTGTGCGGGATGCATTTTCCGGACGCGGAAGCAGGAAGGCAATTCGGGATGGTCTACCACATGCACAACTGGATGGACAACGTCAGGGTGCGCATTAAGTGTTTTATGCCGGCTGACAAACCTGAAATCGATTCGGTCACGGGGTTGTTCCGAAGCGCCAATTGGCAGGAACGGGAAACCTATGATTTCTTCGGGATTATCTTTAAAGGGCATCCGCAGCTGAAGCGTATTTTGAATATGGACGAAATGCAGTCATTCCCGATGCGCAAGGAATTCCCGCTCGAAGACGGCGGCAGGACCGACAAAGACGACCGTTTCTTTGGAAGGACAACAGATAATTGTTAA